A genomic window from Colletotrichum destructivum chromosome 7, complete sequence includes:
- a CDS encoding Putative Knr4/Smi1-like domain-containing protein — translation MDFFIRHLTEPTAIAEEPSLSQVVLRVRETAVCLAVLGEVECGTRLLSILHAHGAPPFDLREYGPEVYTADYAQCKALSKGVGDHDVPVNSPRSDPFTRIVFAFAWEHVGEWPSWARPGPGPVRPEAGVGNETTLDALERYARTLVCNRFACPWREDMETFELAKGLALGQANRANPHGPIPIRMHDFWMLWERMLAPWPMNQIVKATGRVLTLDLAVRLFGSGGNANRADNNAENRERFLAEDQTKEELIDEFVADDDFVRDEQEGEDGGKDEDENKSDGDFEGDEYSIEPWGRWIAKQHNAQDQMPMLGSMRALWRYGWFTDPQKNELVKVLEIDAAKVRDAAEAGCEMLIRRLRNGPNRPYEGFTISELVREIDTNTRSNATYAPDDAPDRESLLIERTALGPVDLDAEKIFRPATLLRHPPPSHQDISDLEKRLEVSDPLPDDYKVFLRTTDGMGPTWWNGSNLLRLLAPISKVAVDDGDSSFSRIELELLPEGGLDGPNSINWPLLRRAIRISEGGYEGHLYLIEPRYVAEAKAAFFKVYDSATDHNRRLLLREVEEVYGSLDAFRELKWGVVLYTLWFSDMIPYKSFSAALEAFAGGSRRTPKEWNLSFDPSTRKLLGIYYRPTAEWDDSKEGRLVRMGKGNLQVSENGTVSMGDLVYPELGFNMPMVDH, via the coding sequence atggacTTCTTTATCCGCCACCTCACTGAACCCACGGCGATCGCCGAAGAGCCGTCCCTCAGCCAGGTCGTGCTACGGGTCCGAGAGACCGCCGTTTGTCTCGCGGTGCTCGGCGAGGTGGAATGCGGCACCCGGCTCTTGAGCATTCTCCACGCGCATGGGGCCCCGCCGTTCGACCTCCGCGAGTACGGGCCGGAGGTCTACACGGCGGACTATGCGCAATGCAAGGCGTTATCCAAGGGGGTGGGAGACCACGACGTCCCCGTGAACTCTCCGCGATCGGACCCGTTCACGAGGatcgtcttcgccttcgCGTGGGAGCACGTCGGGGAGTGGCCGTCATGGGCGAGACCGGGGCCCGGACCCGTTAGGCCGGAGGCGGGGGTCGGTAACGAGACGACGCTAGATGCTTTGGAAAGATATGCCCGGACCCTTGTCTGCAATCGGTTCGCTTGTCCCTGGCGTGAGGATATGGAGACTTTTGAGTTGGCCAAGGGGCTGGCGCTTGGCCAGGCCAACAGGGCGAACCCGCATGGTCCGATACCGATTCGCATGCACGATTTTTGGATGTTGTGGGAGCGTATGCTGGCTCCGTGGCCCATGAATCAGATCGTCAAGGCGACAGGGCGAGTCTTGACGCTCGATCTTGCCGTACGGCTGTTCGGTTCCGGGGGCAACGCAAATAGGGCCGATAATAATGCTGAAAACCGCGAGAGATTTCTTGCCGAAGATCAGACCAAGGAAGAGCTCATCGACGAGTTCGTAGCTGATGATGATTTCGTCAGAGACGAACAAGAGGGTGAAGATGGGGGaaaggacgaggatgagaaCAAATCGGACGGAGACTTCGAGGGTGACGAATACAGCATCGAGCCTTGGGGGAGGTGGATCGCCAAACAGCACAACGCACAGGACCAAATGCCGATGCTGGGAAGCATGCGAGCTCTCTGGCGGTACGGGTGGTTCACCGACCCTCAAAAGAACGAGCTCGTCAAAGTCTTGGAGATCGACGCCGCGAAGgtccgcgacgccgccgaggcgggcTGCGAGATGCTTATCAGGAGGTTGAGAAACGGTCCAAATCGACCGTACGAAGGGTTCACGATCTCGGAGCTCGTCCGCGAAATCGATACCAACACCCGGTCAAACGCAACATATGCCCCAGACGACGCTCCCGATCGAGAGAGCTTGCTCATCGAGCGCACGGCTCTCGGTCCGGTCGATCTCGATGCGGAAAAGATCTTCAGGCCCGCCACGCTGCTCCGTCACCCACCGCCCTCGCATCAAGACATCTCTGACCTGGAGAAACGGCTCGAGGTAAGCGACCCGTTGCCGGATGATTACAAGGTATTCCTCCGGACGACGGACGGAATGGGGCCAACCTGGTGGAACGGATCCAACCTTCTCCGGCTCCTGGCGCCGATATCCAAAGTAgccgtcgatgatggcgattCTAGTTTCTCGCGAATAGAGCTTGAGCTGCTGCCGGAGGGGGGTCTCGACGGCCCTAACTCTATCAACTGGCCGCTCCTCCGCCGGGCCATCCGCATCAGCGAAGGCGGATATGAGGGGCACCTTTACCTCATCGAGCCCAGGTACGTCGCCGAAGCCAAGGCCGCTTTCTTCAAAGTCTACGACTCAGCTACGGACCACAACAGacgcctgctgctgcgagAGGTAGAAGAGGTCTACGGGAGCCTCGATGCGTTCCGCGAGCTGAAATGGGGCGTGGTTCTCTATACGCTGTGGTTCAGCGACATGATCCCCTAcaagagcttctcggcggcatTGGAGGCCTTCGCGGGAGGTAGCCGAAGAACACCGAAAGAGTGGAACCTCAGTTTCGATCCAAGCACGCGGAAGCTCCTTGGGATATACTaccggccgacggcggaATGGGATGACAGCAAGGAGGGGAGGCTCGTAAGGATGGGAAAGGGAAACCTACAGGTCTCCGAGAATGGAACTGTATCGATGGGCGACTTGGTGTATCCAGAACTCGGGTTCAACATGCCAATGGTTGATCATTGA
- a CDS encoding Putative carbohydrate-binding WSC, with the protein MHPLEQKSLLATNPPEWLTDIRRHEEEYEMDPSFGQRMEHSQPSDASSYVENGLHPVPESSSDKIVGGPQYHQYKQYSQVPTSGGQPIEPVTQKRRICGVGKAVFVLWCILGFLLAVLCVVAGVFGNMIARQDARILELKNVAATQTTQPDTNATSTTAAPAATTTWVEVANWEYIGCYLDSADRAFPDKYTLIDNQTNRLCAAACADYEYFGTQFGDQCYCSSTPPETAAPAWNCDMHCNGAQTSEICGGYFFLSAWKKKAT; encoded by the exons ATGCATCCTCTGGAACAGAAGTCGTTGCTTGCTACCAACCCACCAGAGTGGTTGACGGATATCCGACGCCACGAAGAAGAATACGAGATGGATCCTTCGTTCGGGCAGAGGATGGAGCACAGCCAGCCCAGCGATGCGTCGTCGTATGTCGAGAATGGGCTGCACCCTGTCCCGGAGTCCTCGTCGGACAAGATCGTTGGCGGGCCGCAATACCACCAGTACAAGCAGTACAGCCAGGTGCCCACCTCAGGGGGTCAGCCCATCGAGCCCGTCACACAGAAGAGGAGGATATGTGGTGTGGGCAAGGCGGTGTTCGTGCTATGGTGTATACTGGGTTTCTTGCTCGCTGTCCTCTGCGTCGTCGCTGGCGTCTTTGGCAACATGATTGCGAGGCAGGACGCGCGGATACTGGAACTCAAGAACGTCGCAGCGACACA AACCACACAACCGGACACCAACGCCACGtcgacgacagcggcgccagcggcgacaacgacgtgggtcgaggtcgccaacTGGGAGTACATCGGGTGTTACCTGGACAGCGCGGACCGCGCGTTCCCGGACAAGTACACGCTCATCGACAACCAGACGAACCGGCTGTGCGCGGCCGCGTGCGCCGACTACGAGTACTTCGGCACCCAGTTCGGGGACCAGTGCTACTGCTCCAGCACGCCGCCAGAGACGGCCGCGCCGGCGTGGAACTGCGACATGCACTGCAACGGCGCGCAGACGTCGGAAATCTGCGGCGGATACTTCTTCTTGAGCgcgtggaagaagaaggcgactTGA